From Ascaphus truei isolate aAscTru1 chromosome 20, aAscTru1.hap1, whole genome shotgun sequence, one genomic window encodes:
- the LOC142470646 gene encoding uncharacterized protein LOC142470646 — translation MGSSTMILIKSLWLLLLLTQKTGAQSTSENSATATESASTTGSTTTTLGTTTGTIASTLPTTESTTGTTTSTIVTTVSTAGTTASTTTAPESTSGTTGSTIATTESTTGSTISSTATTGSTTGTQTTTGSTTGTTESTTTTQGSTTGTTGSTSATTESTSTAVITEITTGTTGSTTASTESTTGSTISSTATIGSTTGTQTTTGTTTGTTESTTTTQGSTTSTTGSTSATTGSTTANTGSTTGLTGSTTANTGSTTANTGSTTANTGSTTANTESTTANTGSTTANTGSTTANTGSTTANTGSTTANTGSTTANTGSTTANTESTTANTGSTTANTGSTTANTGSTTANTGSTTANTGSTTANTGSTTANTGSTTANTGSTTANTGSTTANTESTTANTGSTTANTGSTTANTGSTTANTGSTTANTGSTTANTGSTTANTGSTSANTGSTTSNTGSTTANTGSTTANTGSTTANTGSTTANTGSTTANTESTTANTGSTTANTGSTTANTGSTTANTGSTTANTGSTTANTGSTTANTGSTTANTGSTTANTGSTSANTGSTTSNTGSTTANTGSTTANTGSTTANTGSTTANTGSTTANTGSTTANTGSTTANTGSTTANTGSTTANTGSTTANTGSTTANTGSTTANTGSTTANTGSTTANTGSTTANTGSTTANTGSTTANTGSTTANTGSTTANTGSTTANTGSTTANTGSTTANTGSTTANTGSTTANTGSTTANTGSTTANTGSTTANTGSTTANTGSTTANTGSTTANTGSTSANTGSTTANTGSTTALTGTNAPGILTNGPNKRIPYWGIILICLASIILFTFCLFCPCVFLALKRPRNYLGRRYRSYFPHLAFWRSTSVTPPTPAETRTNPPRRGSGRGRRTSSSPPPRRRSSIEMVPPTNARGNVGRGFRTNLDP, via the exons GTGCACAGTCTACCTCAGAGAATAGTGCAACAGCAACAGAAAGTGCAAGTACCACCGGAAGTACCACTACTACACTGGGAACTACAACCGGTACTATAGCAAGTACCCTTCCTACTACAGAGAGTACTACAGGCACCACGACAAGTACTATTGTCACTACAGTGAGTACTGCAGGAACCACCGCAAGTACCACTACTGCACCAGAAAGTACGAGTGGTACTACTGGAAGTACCATTGCTACTACAGAGAGTACTACAGGCAGTACTATAAGTTCTACTGCCACCACAGGGAGTACTACAGGTACCCAAACTACAACCGGAAGTACTACAGGCACCACCGAAAGTACCACTACTACACAAGGAAGTACAACCGGTACAACTGGAAGTACCAGTGCTACTACAGAGAGTACTAGTACTGCTGTTATTACAGAGATTACCACAGGAACAACTGGAAGTACCACTGCTTCCACAGAGAGTACTACAGGCAGTACTATAAGTTCTACTGCCACCATAGGGAGTACTACAGGTACCCAAACTACAACCGGAACTACTACAGGCACCACCGAAAGTACCACTACTACACAAGGAAGTACAACCAGTACAACTGGAAGTACCAGTGCTACTACAGGTAGTACCACTGCTAATACAGGGAGCACCACAGGACTTACAGGAAGTACCACTGCTAACACAGGGAGTACCACAGCTAACACAGGAAGTACCACAGCTAACACAGGAAGTACCACAGCTAACACAGAAAGTACCACAGCTAACACAGGAAGTACCACTGCCAACACAGGAAGTACCACTGCCAACACAGGAAGTACCACTGCCAACACAGGAAGTACCACTGCCAACACAGGCAGTACCACTGCAAACACAGGAAGTACCACAGCTAACACAGAAAGTACCACAGCTAACACAGGAAGTACCACTGCTAACACAGGGAGTACCACAGCTAACACAGGGAGTACCACAGCTAACACAGGAAGTACCACTGCAAACACAGGAAGCACCACTGCTAATACAGGAAGTACCACTGCAAACACAGGAAGTACCACTGCAAACACAGGAAGTACCACTGCTAACACAGGAAGTACCACAGCTAACACAGAAAGTACCACAGCTAACACAGGAAGTACCACTGCTAACACAGGGAGTACCACAGCTAACACAGGGAGTACCACAGCTAACACAGGAAGTACCACTGCAAACACAGGAAGCACCACTGCTAATACAGGAAGTACCACTGCAAACACAGGAAGTACCAGTGCTAACACAGGAAGTACCACTTCTAACACAGGAAGTACCACTGCAAACACAGGAAGTACCACTGCTAACACAGGAAGTACCACTGCTAACACAGGGAGTACCACAGCTAACACAGGAAGTACCACTGCTAACACAGAAAGTACCACAGCTAACACAGGAAGTACCACTGCTAACACAGGGAGTACCACAGCTAACACAGGAAGTACCACTGCTAACACAGGAAGTACCACTGCAAACACAGGAAGCACCACTGCTAATACAGGAAGTACCACTGCAAACACAGGAAGTACCACTGCTAATACAGGAAGTACCACTGCAAACACAGGAAGTACCAGTGCTAACACAGGAAGTACCACTTCTAACACAGGAAGTACCACAGCTAACACAGGAAGTACCACTGCTAATACAGGAAGTACCACTGCTAACACAGGGAGTACCACTGCTAACACAGGGAGTACCACAGCTAACACAGGAAGTACCACTGCTAATACAGGAAGTACCACTGCAAACACAGGGAGTACCACAGCTAACACAGGGAGTACCACAGCTAACACAGGGAGTACCACAGCTAACACAGGAAGTACCACTGCTAATACAGGAAGTACCACCGCAAACACAGGAAGTACCACCGCTAACACAGGAAGTACCACCGCTAATACAGGAAGTACCACTGCAAACACAGGAAGTACCACTGCAAACACAGGAAGTACCACTGCTAACACAGGAAGTACCACTGCTAACACAGGAAGTACCACTGCTAATACAGGAAGTACCACCGCAAACACAGGAAGTACCACCGCTAACACAGGAAGTACCACCGCTAACACAGGAAGTACCACCGCTAACACAGGAAGTACCACCGCTAACACAGGAAGTACCACCGCTAACACAGGAAGTACCACCGCTAACACAGGAAGTACCACTGCTAACACAGGAAGTACCACTGCTAACACAGGAAGTACCACTGCTAACACAGGAAGTACCACTGCTAATACAGGAAGTACCAGTGCTAACACAGGAAGTACCACTGCAAACACAGGAAGTACTACAGCCCTCACCGGGACCAATGCACCAGGAATCCTCACCAATG GTCCTAACAAAAGAATCCCCTATTGGGGGATTATACTTATCTGTCTGGCTTCAATTATTCTCTTCACCTTCTGCCTATTCTGCCCCTGTGTG TTCCTCGCCCTCAAACGGCCCCGTAATTATTTGGGGAGGAGATATCGTAGCTACTTCCCCCATCTCGCCTTCTGGAGGTCTACCTCTgttacaccccccacccctgctgaAACTAGGACCAACCCCCCGCGACGAGGGAGTGGCCGGGGAAGGCggacctcctcttctccccctccaagGAGAAGAAGCAGCATTGAGATGGTCCCGCCTACCAACGCACGCGGGAACGTCGGAAGAGGGTTCAGGACCAACCTGGACCCGTGA